In Nicotiana tabacum cultivar K326 chromosome 11, ASM71507v2, whole genome shotgun sequence, a single window of DNA contains:
- the LOC107786661 gene encoding protein METHYLENE BLUE SENSITIVITY 1-like yields the protein MTGKAKPKKHTAKELAAKADAALTNRGGGKAGLADRTGIEKGGHAKLECPLCKVTAPDIKSMKIHHDARHPKIPFDEAKLTNLHATVVAEPSNTKPKPGIRGSLKK from the coding sequence ATGACAGGAAAAGCAAAGCCAAAGAAGCACACAGCGAAGGAGTTAGCTGCAAAGGCAGACGCAGCACTGACCAACAGGGGCGGAGGCAAAGCTGGGTTAGCCGATAGGACTGGTATCGAAAAGGGTGGACACGCCAAGCTGGAATGCCCGCTCTGCAAAGTTACAGCACCTGATATCAAGTCTATGAAGATCCATCACGATGCTCGACATCCTAAGATTCCCTTTGATGAAGCCAAGCTCACCAATCTTCATGCCACTGTTGTTGCTGAGCCCAGCAACACCAAACCTAAACCCGGTATCCGTGGCAGTCTCAAgaagtaa